One Anastrepha obliqua isolate idAnaObli1 chromosome 6, idAnaObli1_1.0, whole genome shotgun sequence DNA window includes the following coding sequences:
- the LOC129250078 gene encoding LOW QUALITY PROTEIN: zinc finger BED domain-containing protein 6-like (The sequence of the model RefSeq protein was modified relative to this genomic sequence to represent the inferred CDS: substituted 1 base at 1 genomic stop codon) — translation MQHLKLKHSKEAEALKRNNEALYEASCVTEDSNECQARAKNLHQEAISQICINTVFSNVEIFASGGTKHRKLTQSIVEMVVMDNLPFSHVEGKGFLQLMKHXYPLYKVPTRNTIKAEIEKIYNREVKKFKKMLSHMSNICLTTDIWTDTQMNSMLGVTVHSLFESKQFYGTIGVFKLTEAHTAAHISEVLKGSLSEFSISRSSVIAVVTDNGANIVKSIYNTFGENHHIPCFAHTLNLICDSSLNTPEVSDIITSCRAIVTWFKRHVKANDNLRQLQISAGILEGKQLKLILDGVCESTAPGPLKKIDGPSNVFVLDRI, via the exons ATGCAGCACTTAAAGTTGAAACATTCAAAGGAGGCTGAAGCCTTAAAA AGAAACAATGAAGCATTGTATGAAGCCAGTTGTGTCACAGAGGATAGCAATGAATGCCAAGCACGAGCCAAAAACCTACACCAAGAAGCAATCAGCCAAATATGTATAAACACTGTGTTTTCAAATGTAGAGATTTTTGCATCAGGTGGTACGAAGCATCGGAAATTGACGCAATCAATAGTGGAAATGGTTGTAATGGACAATTTGCCATTTTCGCATGTGGAAG GGAAAGGGTTCTTGCAGTTGATGAAACATTAATATCCGCTTTATAAAGTTCCGACCAGGAATACAATAAAagcagaaattgaaaaaatttataatagagaagtgaaaaaatttaaaaagatgtTATCGCATATGTCTAATATCTGTTTGACTACTGATATATGGACTGACACTCAAATGAACAGCATGCTTGGTGTGACGGTACATAGTTTGTTtgaaagtaaacaattttatggAACAATTGGTGTATTTAAACTAACTGAAGCCCATACAGCTGCACACATTTCAGAAGTACTAAAAGGTTCGCTTTCGGAATTTTCCATAAGCAGAAGCAGTGTTATTGCAGTGGTTACTGATAATGGCGCTAATATCGTTAAATCTATTTATAACACTTTTGGGGAAAATCACCATATTCCATGTTTCGCGCATACGCTTAACTTAATTTGCGACAGTTCATTAAATACGCCTGAAGTCAGCGATATCATCACAAGCTGCAGAGCAATAGTGACTTGGTTTAAACGGCATGTTAAAGCCAATGATAATTTGCGCCAACTGCAAATATCTGCTGGAATTCTTGAAGGCAAACAGTTAAAACTCATTTTGGAC GGCGTCTGCGAAAGCACTGCCCCTGGGCCGTTGAAAAAGATCGATGGACCAAGTAATGTTTTCGTATTAGatcgtatttaa